A stretch of the bacterium SCSIO 12827 genome encodes the following:
- a CDS encoding acyl-CoA dehydrogenase family protein — translation MDLNLTAEERAFQDDVRGFLRANIPPAIKRKVDLGLKLVKDDYVVWQRILHEQGWIAPGWPKEYGGPGWSPVQRFLYEEELAAASSPRLITFGLKMLGPVLIEFGTPEQKAHYLPRILASEDWWCQGFSEPGAGSDLASLTTRAERDGDHYVVNGQKTWTTLAQYADWIFCLVRTSNEGKKQQGISFLLIDMKTPGVTVRPIRTLDGGQEINDVFLENVKVPAENLVGKENDGWTIAKFLLSHERFGIAGVARSKKQMERVRDIAAKEMKRGRPLIEDAGFRERIAEVEIELTALEMTELRLLSEEAAGRKPGPEASILKLKGTQVQQGITELLLEAVGNRAHAFDPGILDDEWPGAGNDGPPVAEHAATVASHYFNWRKASIYGGSNEIQRSIIAKAILGL, via the coding sequence TTGGATCTGAATCTGACAGCCGAGGAGCGGGCGTTCCAAGACGACGTGCGCGGTTTCCTGCGCGCCAACATTCCGCCCGCGATCAAGCGCAAGGTCGATCTCGGCCTGAAGCTGGTAAAGGACGATTACGTCGTCTGGCAGCGCATCCTGCATGAACAGGGATGGATCGCCCCCGGTTGGCCCAAGGAATACGGCGGCCCCGGCTGGTCACCCGTGCAGCGCTTTCTGTACGAAGAAGAACTGGCAGCGGCATCGAGCCCGCGGCTCATCACCTTCGGGCTCAAGATGCTGGGTCCGGTGCTGATCGAATTCGGCACCCCGGAACAGAAAGCGCATTACCTGCCGCGCATCCTGGCCAGCGAGGATTGGTGGTGTCAGGGTTTTTCCGAACCGGGGGCGGGCTCCGACCTGGCGTCGCTGACGACCCGGGCCGAACGGGATGGCGACCATTACGTCGTCAACGGCCAGAAGACCTGGACCACCCTGGCGCAATACGCGGACTGGATCTTCTGTCTGGTGCGTACGTCCAATGAAGGCAAGAAGCAGCAGGGCATTTCCTTTCTGCTGATCGATATGAAAACCCCCGGCGTCACCGTGCGCCCGATCCGTACCCTGGACGGCGGACAGGAAATCAACGACGTGTTCCTGGAAAACGTGAAGGTTCCGGCAGAGAACCTGGTGGGTAAGGAGAACGATGGCTGGACGATCGCCAAGTTTTTGTTGAGCCATGAACGGTTCGGCATTGCCGGGGTCGCGCGCTCCAAGAAACAGATGGAACGCGTTCGCGACATCGCGGCCAAGGAAATGAAGCGCGGCCGCCCGCTGATCGAGGACGCCGGGTTCCGCGAACGCATCGCCGAGGTCGAGATCGAACTGACGGCGCTGGAGATGACCGAACTGCGCCTGCTGTCCGAGGAAGCGGCCGGGCGCAAGCCGGGGCCCGAGGCCTCGATCCTCAAGCTGAAAGGCACCCAGGTGCAGCAGGGTATTACGGAACTGCTGCTGGAAGCCGTCGGCAACCGCGCCCATGCTTTCGATCCGGGCATCCTGGACGACGAGTGGCCCGGGGCCGGCAACGACGGCCCACCAGTGGCGGAACATGCGGCGACCGTGGCCAGCCATTACTTCAACTGGCGCAAGGCGTCGATCTACGGCGGCAGTAACGAAATCCAACGCAGCATCATCGCCAAGGCGATTCTGGGCCTTTGA
- a CDS encoding IclR family transcriptional regulator: protein MAGRADRSALPVGDYPEATEGEDRQFVTALARGLSVLRAFQPGDGVLGNGDIAERTGLPKPTVSRLTHTLTRLGYLAHAERLGKYRLGPGVLSLGYSLLANMGIRKIARPYMQELANASGLSLALGSRDRLNMVYLEHARDAGSVTLRLDIGSHIPIATTAMGRAFLAAIPENERAYLMSAMAERAGAAWPPMAKGVERALRQVAETGFCTSFGEWQQDVNAVGVPLRSMDGATVMALNCGGPAFLHKPEKLEAEWGPRLVNVARTIEKEMQSGFAAQGPW from the coding sequence ATGGCTGGCCGTGCCGACCGCAGCGCCTTGCCCGTAGGTGACTATCCCGAAGCAACCGAGGGCGAAGACCGCCAGTTCGTCACCGCGTTGGCGCGGGGGCTCAGCGTGCTGCGCGCCTTCCAGCCCGGTGACGGCGTGCTCGGCAACGGTGACATCGCCGAGCGCACGGGCCTGCCCAAGCCCACGGTGTCGCGCCTGACCCATACGCTGACCCGCCTGGGCTATCTGGCGCATGCGGAACGCCTGGGTAAATACCGGCTGGGGCCGGGGGTTTTGTCGCTGGGCTATTCGCTGCTCGCCAATATGGGCATCCGCAAGATCGCGCGGCCCTACATGCAGGAACTGGCCAACGCATCCGGATTGTCGCTGGCGCTCGGCTCCCGCGACCGCCTGAACATGGTTTATCTGGAACATGCCCGGGACGCGGGTTCGGTGACCCTGCGCCTCGACATCGGCTCGCACATTCCCATCGCCACCACGGCCATGGGCCGGGCCTTTCTGGCCGCCATCCCCGAGAACGAGCGTGCCTATCTGATGTCGGCCATGGCCGAGCGCGCCGGCGCCGCCTGGCCGCCCATGGCCAAGGGGGTGGAGCGCGCCCTGCGTCAGGTTGCCGAAACCGGGTTCTGTACGTCCTTCGGCGAATGGCAGCAGGACGTCAACGCAGTCGGCGTGCCGCTGCGGTCCATGGACGGGGCCACGGTGATGGCGCTCAACTGCGGCGGCCCGGCCTTTTTGCACAAGCCGGAAAAGCTGGAAGCAGAATGGGGGCCGCGTCTGGTCAACGTGGCGCGCACCATCGAAAAAGAAATGCAAAGCGGATTTGCCGCCCAGGGACCCTGGTAG
- a CDS encoding EamA family transporter yields the protein MNIPVRFAYLAVFVGVLGHASSEFVAVGSGISGPELSVWRYLFGGAGLMVLALLITGPRKLFLPLRTHAWEMLWLSIVGVSFGYLAFHWALDFATVIQVATVVTTVPIFVGLANRVIGGQALTAVKIVTGLCAVAGLVLLITDGVLDKLVGGRDSIWGVLLALACATIGAFYAVRVKPVIALYGALDVTALSMMIGGLGLWVGVGFGFSIWVNPLTLFDRPMSNWGWILTLALWNTTITQFLWFGGLAAAVDMTRASYLFFLKPIIAAALAMVFLGDQLSVLQAVAIVVVTGSVVIEIYWSKLAALALRRDNQA from the coding sequence GTGAACATTCCGGTACGGTTCGCTTATCTGGCGGTGTTCGTGGGCGTGCTCGGGCATGCGTCTTCTGAATTCGTTGCGGTGGGGTCGGGGATCTCCGGACCGGAACTGTCCGTTTGGCGCTACCTTTTCGGTGGGGCGGGATTGATGGTCCTGGCGCTGTTGATAACGGGTCCGCGAAAGTTGTTCCTGCCCCTGCGCACCCATGCCTGGGAGATGCTGTGGCTGTCGATCGTCGGGGTTTCCTTCGGTTACCTGGCGTTCCATTGGGCATTGGATTTCGCGACCGTGATTCAAGTGGCGACCGTGGTGACGACGGTTCCCATTTTCGTCGGGCTGGCCAACAGGGTGATCGGCGGTCAGGCGCTGACCGCCGTCAAGATCGTCACCGGGCTGTGCGCGGTCGCCGGGTTGGTGCTGCTGATCACGGATGGTGTGCTGGACAAGCTGGTGGGCGGACGGGATTCGATCTGGGGCGTGTTGCTGGCGCTGGCCTGCGCGACGATCGGCGCGTTCTATGCCGTTCGGGTCAAGCCGGTCATCGCCCTGTACGGGGCGCTGGACGTGACGGCGCTGTCCATGATGATCGGCGGCCTTGGCCTTTGGGTCGGGGTCGGTTTCGGGTTTTCGATCTGGGTCAATCCGCTCACGTTGTTCGATCGGCCGATGTCCAACTGGGGCTGGATCCTGACCCTGGCTTTGTGGAACACGACGATCACCCAGTTTCTGTGGTTCGGGGGCTTGGCGGCGGCGGTGGATATGACGCGGGCGAGCTATTTGTTCTTTCTGAAGCCCATCATCGCGGCGGCCCTGGCAATGGTCTTTCTGGGGGACCAGCTGTCGGTGCTGCAGGCGGTGGCGATCGTCGTCGTTACCGGGTCCGTGGTGATCGAAATCTACTGGTCCAAGCTGGCGGCGCTTGCCCTACGGCGGGACAATCAAGCCTAA
- a CDS encoding alpha/beta fold hydrolase, translating into MKRLTLGPDDALPYDHHEPARDGAPTFVFVNALTGSTAAWEAVVAPRLRDGGFGTLSYNFRGQEGAPFATGTELTPTLIVDDLCALLRACAPRNPVLAGLSIGGLFAAQAVLRKVVPARGLVLLNTLREIGPRIAWVNDAMEVIVGSGGVPLFMDALFPLLVNPEFAAQSRANFLKGDYAPMDPAHGHMNLMRNARATDWDITYEDLSLPTLVITGHQDRVFLDAEVVDRLYKRLPDARREDWPDAGHLLPLERPDRLAESLARFGAEIEGAGQ; encoded by the coding sequence ATGAAACGCCTGACCCTGGGGCCAGACGACGCCCTGCCTTACGACCACCACGAACCGGCGCGCGACGGCGCCCCGACCTTCGTTTTCGTCAACGCCCTGACGGGCAGCACTGCTGCTTGGGAAGCCGTGGTGGCACCCCGCCTGCGGGACGGCGGCTTCGGCACGCTCAGCTATAATTTCAGGGGCCAGGAAGGGGCGCCCTTCGCAACTGGGACCGAACTGACACCGACGTTGATCGTCGACGATCTATGCGCCCTGCTCAGGGCCTGCGCACCCCGCAATCCCGTGCTCGCCGGTCTGTCCATCGGCGGCCTGTTCGCCGCTCAGGCCGTCCTGCGGAAGGTCGTTCCGGCCCGGGGATTGGTGCTGCTGAACACCCTGCGCGAAATCGGCCCGCGCATCGCCTGGGTCAATGACGCCATGGAGGTCATCGTCGGCTCCGGCGGCGTGCCGCTGTTCATGGACGCCCTGTTCCCGCTGCTGGTGAACCCGGAATTCGCAGCGCAATCGCGGGCGAATTTCCTTAAAGGCGACTATGCGCCCATGGATCCGGCCCATGGGCATATGAACCTCATGCGCAACGCCAGGGCCACGGATTGGGACATCACCTATGAGGACCTGAGCCTGCCGACCCTGGTGATCACCGGTCATCAGGATCGGGTGTTCCTGGATGCGGAGGTCGTCGATCGCCTGTACAAGCGCCTGCCCGACGCACGGCGCGAGGATTGGCCGGATGCCGGGCATTTGCTGCCGCTGGAGCGGCCGGACCGGCTTGCCGAGAGCCTGGCGCGTTTTGGTGCCGAGATCGAAGGGGCCGGCCAGTGA
- a CDS encoding GntR family transcriptional regulator, with protein sequence MPRLDPMPALAERVRDAIVDSILQGAYRAGERLAQEKLAEELGVSRQPVSHALNVLKEQGVLVTLGRKGLTVAPMDPALVVQLYQIRGPLDGLAARLAAGRVARGEAAPGEVARLRDLADRYQDLGPGGVEKPRDLARRINADMQFHVGLYRLSGNPLIEDVTRPHWVHFRRSMQAVLTHPGGRPEPWVQHRAILAAVLAGDAPEAERLSTHHTQAAATTAEASLTKDPPTA encoded by the coding sequence ATGCCCCGACTTGATCCGATGCCTGCCCTGGCGGAACGCGTGCGCGACGCCATCGTCGATTCCATTCTGCAGGGCGCGTACCGGGCTGGCGAGCGTTTGGCGCAGGAAAAGCTGGCGGAAGAACTGGGCGTGTCGCGTCAGCCGGTCAGCCATGCCCTGAACGTGCTGAAGGAGCAGGGGGTCCTGGTCACCCTTGGGCGCAAGGGCCTGACGGTGGCGCCCATGGACCCGGCCCTGGTCGTGCAGCTTTATCAAATTCGCGGTCCCCTGGACGGCTTGGCCGCGCGTCTGGCCGCGGGCCGCGTGGCGCGGGGAGAGGCCGCGCCCGGCGAGGTGGCGCGCCTGCGAGACCTGGCCGACCGGTATCAGGACCTTGGCCCGGGGGGCGTCGAGAAACCCCGCGATCTGGCCCGGCGGATCAACGCCGACATGCAGTTTCACGTCGGTCTCTACCGGCTGTCCGGCAATCCGCTGATCGAGGATGTGACGCGGCCCCATTGGGTTCATTTCCGCCGCTCGATGCAGGCCGTGCTGACCCATCCCGGCGGTCGGCCGGAACCCTGGGTGCAACACCGCGCCATCCTGGCGGCGGTACTGGCCGGCGATGCACCCGAGGCCGAACGCCTATCCACCCATCACACCCAGGCCGCGGCGACCACCGCCGAGGCCAGCCTGACGAAGGACCCTCCCACCGCATGA
- the amt gene encoding ammonium transporter, whose protein sequence is MDATKIDIVWVLTASALVFMMQAGFCCLESGSVRSKNSINVAAKNFADFCISAGVFWFVGFGLMFGASYNGLIGTENFLFSLSDPKSATFFVFQLMFCGTATTIVSGAIAERARYSGYLLISLVVALLIYPIFGHWAWGGAFGGDPGWLVSLGFIDFAGGTVVHSIAGWVSLAAVIIIGPRTGRFDGSRTPFRSHSLPLAALGVFIIWVGWIGFNGGSTLAATDKVPHIILNTVIAGAFGGLGAMLLGPIMMKRLDVPTMLNGALAGLVAITPAAHCVSTAGAVTLGAVGGGLCVLTSLLLDRWKFDDVVYAFPVHGVAGVWGTMAVALLGDLETLGTGLDRWGQFLAQGIGVLTAAVWAFGVSYILLSLINRFVPLRVSPEAERIGLNVSEHNQSTEQLDILRSMEVQRLTGDFSRPIPVEPNSDIGDIARQYNLVLENLYSAKMEAEQASKAKSNFLASMSHELRTPLNAIIGFSEMINRQYFGPLGSEKYHEYAGDIMHSSRHLLSLVDDILDLSKIEAGRNILNRSLIDIAALFDDCLRVVTGAIDCNQIYFDIKVPETVSQLFADERAIKQVVLNLLFNAVKFTPPGGLVTLSAREEPGRHILEVSDTGKGIPDEKLERVIEPFQQLHSDPHIAQLGTGLGLSIAKALTEAHGGELQIDSRVGRGTTVRVLLPIRTAADTK, encoded by the coding sequence ATGGACGCAACGAAAATCGACATCGTCTGGGTCCTGACCGCATCGGCCTTGGTCTTCATGATGCAGGCTGGGTTCTGCTGCCTGGAAAGCGGTTCCGTCCGTTCCAAGAACTCGATCAACGTTGCGGCCAAGAACTTCGCCGACTTCTGCATCTCCGCCGGCGTGTTCTGGTTCGTCGGCTTCGGCCTGATGTTCGGCGCCAGCTACAACGGCCTGATCGGGACGGAAAATTTCCTGTTCTCCCTGAGCGATCCCAAATCGGCGACCTTCTTCGTCTTCCAACTCATGTTCTGCGGCACGGCGACGACCATCGTCTCCGGGGCCATCGCCGAGAGGGCGCGCTACTCGGGATATCTCCTGATCAGCCTTGTCGTCGCCCTGCTGATCTACCCGATCTTCGGCCATTGGGCCTGGGGCGGTGCCTTCGGCGGTGATCCGGGGTGGCTGGTGTCGCTGGGTTTCATCGACTTCGCCGGCGGCACGGTGGTCCATTCCATTGCCGGTTGGGTCAGCCTGGCCGCCGTGATCATTATCGGCCCCCGCACCGGGCGGTTCGACGGATCGCGCACCCCTTTTCGCAGCCACTCGCTACCGCTGGCCGCGCTCGGCGTGTTCATCATCTGGGTCGGTTGGATCGGGTTCAACGGCGGCAGCACCCTGGCGGCAACGGACAAAGTTCCGCATATCATTCTCAACACCGTCATTGCCGGCGCCTTCGGCGGCCTGGGCGCAATGTTGTTGGGCCCCATCATGATGAAGCGGCTTGACGTTCCGACCATGCTCAACGGCGCGCTCGCCGGTTTGGTCGCGATCACGCCGGCGGCCCATTGCGTATCGACCGCCGGGGCGGTGACCCTGGGCGCCGTCGGCGGCGGGCTCTGTGTGCTGACCTCGCTGCTGCTCGACCGCTGGAAGTTCGACGACGTGGTCTATGCCTTTCCCGTACACGGTGTCGCCGGTGTATGGGGCACCATGGCCGTCGCCCTCCTGGGCGACCTGGAAACGCTCGGCACCGGCCTCGACCGATGGGGACAGTTCCTGGCCCAGGGCATCGGCGTTCTGACCGCCGCCGTCTGGGCCTTCGGCGTCAGCTATATCCTACTGTCGCTCATCAACAGGTTCGTGCCGCTGCGCGTGTCACCGGAGGCCGAACGCATCGGCCTGAACGTCAGCGAACACAACCAGTCGACGGAACAGCTCGACATTCTACGGTCCATGGAGGTGCAGCGCCTGACCGGCGATTTCTCCCGGCCCATTCCGGTCGAGCCCAATTCCGATATCGGCGACATCGCGCGCCAGTACAACTTGGTGCTGGAAAACCTGTATTCGGCGAAAATGGAGGCCGAACAGGCCAGCAAGGCGAAATCCAACTTTCTCGCCTCCATGAGCCATGAACTGCGCACGCCGCTGAACGCCATCATCGGGTTTTCGGAAATGATCAACCGGCAGTATTTCGGCCCCCTGGGATCGGAGAAATACCACGAGTATGCCGGCGACATCATGCACTCCAGCCGCCATTTACTGTCCCTGGTCGACGACATTCTCGACTTGTCGAAGATCGAGGCCGGGCGCAACATCCTCAACCGGTCCCTCATCGATATCGCCGCCCTGTTCGACGATTGCCTGCGCGTCGTCACCGGGGCCATCGACTGCAATCAGATCTATTTCGACATCAAGGTGCCGGAGACGGTCTCGCAGCTTTTCGCCGACGAGCGCGCGATCAAGCAGGTGGTTCTCAACCTGTTGTTCAACGCCGTGAAGTTCACGCCGCCGGGCGGACTGGTGACCTTGAGCGCCCGAGAGGAGCCGGGCCGCCATATCCTTGAGGTCTCCGATACCGGCAAGGGCATTCCCGACGAAAAGCTGGAACGCGTGATCGAGCCGTTCCAGCAACTGCATTCCGACCCGCACATCGCCCAACTTGGCACGGGACTTGGCCTGTCCATCGCCAAGGCCCTGACCGAAGCCCACGGCGGTGAGCTTCAGATTGACAGCCGTGTCGGGCGTGGCACCACCGTGCGGGTGCTTCTGCCGATCCGCACGGCGGCCGACACGAAGTAA
- a CDS encoding DHA2 family efflux MFS transporter permease subunit yields MQTDNPAIARQFERFGPSYRWWATACGMLASMTMVLSSTIVNVSIPSIMGAFGIGQDLAQWASTAFLTTMVASQLLNSWTSRFIGPRNTCLMALGVFAAGAVLAAVSPSIEVLILGRIMQGFSAGLVQPLALATAVAVFPPERRGLAVGTVGMGIALAPTFGPLVGGVTIDLVTWRHVFIVPLPLVALSAIMALTFMPARNPLEKKPSFDWPGFILLCVALITLMAGIGNGQRWGWDSAKFLSFMLIGILSAVLFVAIQLRSKSPLLDPKLFLDARFASAVAVAFAFGLGNFATNYSIPLFTQTIQGYTATKAGLVLVPAGLLLVMMMQASGRLADAVPPHWPIIVGCSTFAVAAMALATIDVNTGFVTVALLAMWTRGSMSLISPNMGKAALSAVPADKIAQGAGTFNFFRQMGGAFGVNLTAVTIEMRTAYHADFLTATQTNAKGPTAEMLDKVRDLLNAGGVPAPADSAMALDFLGRVLYAQANTFAFHDSFRQVALIFALTLIPAIVLGRSRSKE; encoded by the coding sequence GTGCAGACCGACAATCCCGCCATCGCCAGACAGTTCGAACGGTTTGGTCCGTCCTATCGCTGGTGGGCGACGGCCTGCGGCATGCTGGCGTCGATGACGATGGTGCTGTCGTCGACCATCGTCAACGTCTCGATCCCCTCGATCATGGGGGCCTTCGGCATCGGTCAGGACCTGGCGCAATGGGCCTCGACGGCCTTTCTGACGACCATGGTCGCCAGCCAGTTGCTGAATTCCTGGACCTCGCGCTTCATCGGGCCACGGAACACCTGCCTGATGGCGCTTGGCGTGTTCGCCGCAGGCGCCGTTCTGGCCGCGGTCAGCCCGTCCATCGAGGTGCTGATCCTGGGGCGCATCATGCAGGGGTTCAGCGCCGGCCTGGTGCAGCCCCTGGCGCTGGCCACGGCGGTCGCCGTATTTCCGCCGGAACGCCGGGGCCTGGCCGTCGGGACCGTCGGCATGGGGATCGCGCTGGCGCCCACCTTCGGGCCGCTGGTCGGCGGCGTGACCATTGACCTGGTGACATGGCGCCATGTCTTCATCGTGCCGCTGCCGTTGGTCGCCTTGTCGGCCATCATGGCGCTGACCTTCATGCCCGCGCGCAATCCCCTGGAAAAGAAGCCGAGCTTTGATTGGCCCGGGTTCATCCTGCTGTGCGTGGCGCTGATCACGCTGATGGCGGGGATCGGCAACGGCCAGCGCTGGGGCTGGGATTCGGCCAAATTCCTGTCGTTCATGCTGATCGGCATTCTCTCGGCGGTCCTGTTCGTGGCGATTCAGTTGCGCTCCAAAAGCCCGCTTCTTGATCCCAAGCTGTTTCTCGATGCACGCTTCGCCTCGGCGGTGGCCGTGGCCTTTGCCTTCGGGCTCGGCAATTTCGCGACCAACTATTCGATCCCCCTGTTCACCCAGACCATCCAGGGATACACGGCGACCAAGGCCGGTTTGGTCCTGGTGCCGGCGGGGCTGTTGCTGGTCATGATGATGCAGGCCTCGGGGCGGCTCGCCGATGCGGTTCCGCCTCATTGGCCGATCATCGTCGGCTGCAGCACCTTCGCCGTGGCGGCCATGGCGCTGGCGACCATCGACGTCAACACGGGCTTCGTGACGGTGGCGCTGCTGGCCATGTGGACGCGCGGCTCCATGAGCCTGATTTCCCCCAACATGGGCAAGGCGGCGCTGTCCGCCGTGCCGGCGGACAAGATCGCGCAAGGGGCGGGTACCTTCAATTTCTTCCGTCAGATGGGCGGCGCCTTCGGCGTCAACCTGACGGCCGTGACGATCGAAATGCGCACCGCCTATCACGCCGATTTCCTGACCGCGACCCAGACAAATGCCAAGGGGCCGACGGCGGAGATGCTGGACAAGGTGCGCGACCTGTTGAACGCGGGTGGTGTGCCGGCCCCCGCCGACAGCGCCATGGCATTGGATTTCCTGGGCCGCGTTCTTTACGCCCAGGCGAATACCTTCGCGTTCCACGATTCGTTCCGCCAAGTCGCCCTGATCTTCGCGCTGACCCTGATCCCGGCCATCGTTTTGGGGCGCTCCCGGTCGAAGGAATAA
- a CDS encoding killer suppression protein HigA → MMKITFRNPSLEQLANDQKELTRKFGIKVSKGIMMRMALLAAVPNLGCVPHGHPEKCHELKGNRKGQFAIYPANKVGVRLVLVPEHDPVPRKEDGGIDLTQVTEIMIWEIGDYHDE, encoded by the coding sequence ATGATGAAAATCACATTTCGCAACCCCTCCCTTGAGCAGCTTGCCAACGACCAAAAAGAACTGACCCGAAAATTCGGCATAAAAGTAAGCAAGGGAATAATGATGCGGATGGCCCTACTGGCGGCGGTCCCAAATTTGGGCTGCGTTCCGCATGGCCATCCGGAAAAATGCCATGAGTTAAAAGGAAACAGAAAAGGTCAGTTCGCCATCTATCCGGCGAACAAGGTAGGAGTGCGCCTCGTCCTCGTTCCAGAACACGATCCAGTGCCACGAAAAGAGGACGGTGGAATCGACCTAACCCAGGTTACAGAAATCATGATCTGGGAGATCGGTGACTACCATGACGAATAG
- a CDS encoding ImmA/IrrE family metallo-endopeptidase — MIIGVGEYTPNYAVPPGWILEERLELREWSQAEFARRCGRSAKLISEIIAGKAPIEPDTALEFEKVLDLDANVWLNLEANYQLQLAREREREKLQKAREWYRKFAIPDLVKAGLFEPPTDEIDGTKKLLRFFGVGSLKGWEEKIGAHVALARHTPVFKSSKEAVSVWLRLGEKEATLQECQTYNEGRFKDALSEIRLLTRSQPSDFHPRMTYLCNNAGVAYAPIPPLPGNRLSGAAWWLNRRTPVIQLTLRGKSNDIFWFTFFHEAAHILLHSKKDTFIDEDKRDGTACEAEADAWARDFLIPPQDWGDFIARGIFTKTEICNFAFEQGIAPAIVLGRLQFEKRVRWNSPLNTTIKQSYEIV; from the coding sequence ATGATCATAGGTGTTGGCGAATACACGCCAAATTACGCAGTTCCGCCTGGCTGGATTTTAGAAGAACGCCTTGAGTTGAGAGAATGGTCTCAAGCTGAATTCGCTCGGCGCTGTGGGCGTTCAGCAAAATTGATTAGCGAAATCATTGCCGGGAAGGCTCCAATCGAACCGGACACAGCTCTTGAGTTTGAAAAAGTCTTGGATTTAGACGCCAACGTTTGGCTTAACCTTGAGGCAAACTACCAGCTTCAACTAGCGAGAGAGCGTGAGCGTGAGAAACTCCAAAAAGCGAGAGAATGGTATAGGAAATTTGCCATACCAGACCTCGTTAAGGCTGGCCTATTCGAGCCTCCAACAGATGAAATTGATGGCACAAAGAAACTGCTCCGATTTTTTGGGGTCGGTAGCCTTAAAGGCTGGGAAGAAAAGATCGGCGCTCATGTTGCTCTCGCCCGGCACACCCCAGTGTTCAAGAGCTCCAAAGAGGCGGTTAGCGTTTGGCTTCGTCTAGGCGAGAAAGAAGCAACTCTGCAAGAATGCCAAACTTACAATGAAGGGCGATTTAAAGACGCCCTCTCAGAAATTCGGCTCCTCACGCGTTCCCAGCCTTCAGATTTCCACCCGAGAATGACCTATCTCTGCAACAACGCAGGCGTAGCGTACGCACCTATCCCTCCTTTGCCTGGGAATAGGTTGAGCGGCGCAGCATGGTGGTTAAATCGCAGAACTCCGGTGATTCAACTCACATTGAGGGGAAAGTCGAACGATATCTTCTGGTTCACATTCTTTCATGAAGCCGCACATATCTTACTTCATAGCAAGAAAGATACGTTCATTGATGAGGACAAAAGAGATGGGACTGCCTGCGAGGCAGAAGCAGATGCCTGGGCCCGAGATTTTCTGATCCCCCCCCAAGATTGGGGAGACTTCATAGCTCGGGGCATCTTCACAAAAACAGAGATTTGTAACTTTGCTTTTGAGCAGGGAATTGCGCCTGCAATCGTTTTGGGGCGACTGCAATTCGAGAAGAGGGTTCGTTGGAACAGCCCCTTGAATACGACGATCAAGCAAAGTTACGAAATAGTCTGA
- a CDS encoding isocitrate lyase/phosphoenolpyruvate mutase family protein, translated as MDQTAKVAAFQKLHADPGCFIIPNPWDLGSARMLEAMGFKALATTSAGYNLSRGQVDGDAAVENHFAHFRELCAGVDVPINADFENAYADTTEGVAENIRLAAGTGLAGGSLEDYDGEAIYDMAEAVDRLTAAVEAARSVNPPFVLTARAENLIRGNPDLDDTIKRLQAYQEAGADVLYAPGLKTADEVRAVISSVDRPVNVLGGIAGMTLNFQEMAELGVKRISVGGSLFRSAYGKAMADAREMLDAGTFGFATSAPPLPEFVKLFRRG; from the coding sequence ATGGACCAGACGGCCAAGGTCGCGGCATTTCAAAAGCTGCACGCCGACCCCGGGTGTTTCATCATTCCCAATCCCTGGGACCTGGGATCCGCCCGCATGCTGGAAGCCATGGGTTTCAAGGCGCTGGCGACGACCAGTGCGGGGTATAACCTGTCCCGGGGGCAGGTCGACGGCGACGCGGCGGTCGAGAATCATTTTGCTCATTTCCGGGAGCTCTGCGCCGGCGTCGATGTGCCGATCAATGCGGATTTCGAGAACGCCTACGCCGACACCACCGAAGGCGTCGCGGAAAACATCCGGCTTGCGGCGGGCACCGGGCTCGCCGGCGGGTCGCTCGAAGATTACGACGGCGAGGCCATCTATGACATGGCCGAGGCGGTCGACCGGCTGACGGCCGCCGTCGAGGCCGCGCGTTCGGTCAACCCGCCCTTTGTGCTGACCGCCCGGGCGGAGAACCTGATCCGTGGCAATCCTGACCTGGACGACACCATCAAGCGGCTTCAAGCCTATCAGGAGGCCGGCGCCGACGTTCTGTATGCGCCGGGGCTCAAGACGGCGGACGAGGTGCGGGCGGTGATCTCCTCCGTCGACCGGCCGGTCAACGTCCTGGGCGGCATCGCCGGCATGACCCTGAATTTTCAGGAAATGGCGGAATTGGGGGTCAAGCGCATCAGCGTCGGCGGCTCGCTGTTCCGCTCGGCCTACGGCAAAGCCATGGCGGATGCCCGTGAAATGCTTGATGCCGGGACCTTCGGCTTCGCCACCAGCGCGCCGCCGCTGCCGGAATTCGTCAAGCTGTTCCGGCGGGGGTGA